One region of Desulfobacterales bacterium genomic DNA includes:
- a CDS encoding thiamine pyrophosphate-dependent enzyme: MKHSAKKELLMGNEAIALGLVENGCAMATSYPGTPASEILSSVVGYQRRHKIGMHTQWAINEKVAFEIAYAGSMTGLRTAVSMKQVGLNVAADSLMSAAYLGTVGGFVVISADDPGPHSSQTEQDSRMMAMMAKIPVLDPGSPAEAKEMVSLAYALSEAFRTPVMLRPTTRVCHSRQDVLTGKLLVSNALNRKAAFKKDSTRWAATPKFRYQLHLELEEKLSQIAAHKETEPIFHNPGTHSKQAVVSSGVASAYTIDILKRLNLWESVAFFQVRQPFPLHTRFMKSLLSTYDRILVIEETTGVIEMQLADRNRIQGKLNGAVTRVGELLPEIIEKQVAKFAGVTAISPTLTPAPGRPPTLCAGCPHRASFFAIKKAAPRGIYTSDIGCYTLGLNLKAVDTVLCMGAAISQAAGFYHAYQNQEKRPDIIATIGDSTFFHAGVPALIDAVNQNVRFVLVILDNRTTAMTGSQPTPATGKSATGENLVPVDMETLVKGCGIRSCEVGEPYDTKAFVKLLKKAVDFSRKQGPAVVIARHPCILDAARTGHSVERIAVEITDDCDGCGFCRQHFECPALIHNAHTGRTFIDPLVCNECGVCLNVCPKGAIQKKKTEQG; this comes from the coding sequence ATGAAGCATTCTGCGAAAAAAGAACTTTTGATGGGCAACGAAGCCATCGCGCTGGGCCTGGTTGAAAACGGGTGCGCCATGGCAACTTCCTATCCCGGCACGCCGGCCTCGGAGATCCTCTCTTCCGTGGTCGGGTATCAACGCCGGCATAAGATAGGCATGCATACCCAGTGGGCCATCAATGAAAAAGTGGCTTTCGAGATCGCCTACGCCGGTAGCATGACCGGACTGCGAACTGCCGTAAGCATGAAACAGGTGGGCCTCAATGTGGCCGCAGATTCATTAATGAGTGCCGCCTACTTGGGCACGGTCGGCGGTTTCGTGGTGATCAGCGCCGATGACCCCGGCCCGCACTCCTCTCAGACCGAACAGGATAGCCGCATGATGGCCATGATGGCCAAAATACCCGTGCTGGACCCCGGTTCTCCGGCCGAGGCCAAAGAGATGGTTTCCTTGGCCTATGCCCTTTCGGAAGCGTTTCGAACCCCGGTCATGCTGCGGCCCACCACCCGGGTTTGCCATTCACGCCAGGATGTGCTGACGGGGAAACTGCTCGTTTCGAATGCGCTGAATAGAAAAGCCGCTTTTAAAAAAGATTCGACCCGTTGGGCGGCAACGCCTAAATTTCGTTATCAGCTTCACCTGGAACTGGAGGAGAAACTATCGCAGATTGCGGCCCATAAAGAGACAGAACCCATTTTTCACAATCCCGGCACCCATTCAAAACAGGCCGTGGTATCCTCCGGAGTGGCTTCCGCCTACACCATCGACATTCTCAAACGCCTGAACCTGTGGGAATCCGTTGCCTTTTTCCAGGTACGCCAACCCTTTCCGCTGCACACCCGGTTTATGAAATCTCTGTTATCTACCTATGATCGGATACTGGTCATCGAAGAAACCACCGGCGTTATTGAAATGCAGTTGGCGGATCGCAACCGTATTCAGGGGAAGCTAAACGGCGCCGTGACCCGCGTGGGGGAGCTGCTTCCGGAAATCATCGAAAAACAGGTAGCAAAATTTGCCGGTGTCACTGCTATAAGCCCCACGCTGACACCGGCACCCGGACGGCCCCCAACCCTGTGCGCGGGATGTCCCCATAGGGCCAGTTTCTTTGCCATTAAAAAGGCCGCGCCCCGGGGCATATACACCAGCGACATCGGTTGCTATACGTTGGGGCTCAATCTTAAGGCGGTGGACACGGTCCTGTGCATGGGAGCCGCCATCAGCCAGGCGGCCGGTTTTTATCATGCCTATCAAAACCAGGAGAAGCGGCCCGATATCATCGCCACCATCGGTGACTCCACCTTTTTTCATGCCGGGGTACCGGCTCTTATCGACGCAGTTAACCAGAACGTCCGTTTTGTGCTGGTCATTCTGGATAACCGCACCACCGCCATGACCGGCAGCCAACCCACACCGGCCACCGGAAAAAGCGCCACCGGGGAAAATCTGGTGCCGGTGGACATGGAAACGCTGGTCAAAGGCTGCGGCATTCGGTCCTGTGAAGTGGGCGAACCCTATGACACCAAAGCGTTTGTCAAATTGCTCAAAAAAGCGGTGGACTTCAGCCGAAAACAGGGGCCGGCCGTTGTGATCGCAAGGCATCCCTGTATTCTCGATGCGGCGCGCACCGGGCACTCCGTTGAGCGGATTGCCGTTGAAATCACCGATGATTGCGA